The genomic DNA ACCGCGGAATCCGTCCGGCGGCAGGTTATCCCGCCAGCCCCGACCACACCGAAAAGCGAACGCTGTTCGATCTGTTGGACGCGGAAAAGCAGACCGGCGTGGAGCTGACCGAAAGCTACGCGATGACGCCCGGTTCGAGTGTCAGCGGACTTTATTTTGCCCATCCGGAGTCGCGGTATTTCGCTGTCGATCGAGTCACCAAGGACCAGATCGAAGCCTACACGGCACGGAAAGGAAAGCCGTTGTCGGAAGTCGAACGCTGGTTGTCGCCGAATCTGGCGTACGAACCCTCCTGATCTCGAGGGTAAGCCCTCCCCGAAAAACTCGCTGAAGGCTCGTTTTCCGACCCTCCCGGCTCCGCCGGGCGGGTGGAGTGTGGGCTGCGGTGGGAGGGTTTATTCGTCTGATTTCCTGGGACTTGGGTCCCCAGGCTTCTACCTGCCGTGGCTTCGCCACTGCACGCAGTGCATCTACCGTACGGGGGCCCCTGCGCTGTTTGATGCTGTCGTCGTTGTGAGGACGCTATGTGGCGTGCCGGTTGCAGCGGAGGCCTCTTCGGCGGTGCTACTTGGGAACTTTTGGCACCCGATCCCGTCAGAATTACATAGCTTTTCCTGAATTCTAGGTCGGGTTTTGCTGCCTTGGCGGTGGTGTTCCGATTGCGCAAGGTACGCAATGAATGCGGGTTGCGACGATACACTTGGTCTTGTCGCGAGAAAATTTCCGATTGAGTGAGTTTGGGTGAGTTGCGCGATTCGGTATTTCCGTCCTGTATTAAGCTTAGGGGACGGCGCCTTGTATCTGGATTCGCTCGTCCTTGGTGGATTTTTTCCTGTTTGAACTGCTGACAGCTATGACAAAACGATCATCCGAACTCCGAAAGCCACAGAATAAGTCTCGTTTACGACGCTGGATTCGCACCCTGATTGGGCAATCCGATATGCGTAACAACGGTTCGCGGTTTCTGCGGCTGGAACCTTTGGAGCATCGTCAGTTGTTGGCGGGTGACGTCGATCTGCTGCCACCGATCGCTCCAGCCAGCGACGAAACGGTTCAGTATGCGATGATGTCGACGACCGCTGCCGAGGGGGAAGTAACTCCCGAAGGCGAAGCGGCGCCCGATCTTGTCGCCTTTGCCAAAGCCCTCTCCGATGGCGGAGTCGTCTTCTTCGGAGCGGCTTGGTGCCCGAACTGCACCGAGCAGAAAGAGTTGTTCGAGGACGGGCAGAACTATCTTCCGTTTGTCGAAGTCACCAATCCCGATCACAGCCTCAATGCGACCGGCACCGCCGAAGGGATCTCCAGTTTCCCAACTTGGCGATTCCAGGACGGAACCGAGGTCGAAGGGGTTCTGTCGCTGGCCGATATCTCGCAACGCAGTGGCATCGCGATCCCTCAGGGAGAAACTCCCAGCTTTGTTCCCGTCGGCAACCAGAGCGTTGGCATCGGTTCTCCGCTGCATGTCCCAATCGACGCTTACGATCCCGATGAACAACCGTTGACGGTAACTGTCAGCAGTTCGGATCCGAATCTGTTGGAGGCGTCGGTGGTCAGCGGCAATCGCAGCTGGCGGCTGAAGATCGCCGATTATGGCGAGATGGTCTTCGAGTTGTACGAACAGCGGGCCGAGCGGCCGACGTCGCGGATCATCGAATTGACCGAGGACGGATTTTACGACGGGATCACGTTCCATCGCATCTTGGACGATTTTGTCCTGCAGGCTGGCGATCCCTTAGGTCTGGGCTCTGGCGGTTCGGACCTGCCCGACTTCGACGATCAATTCCACGAGGATCTGCAGCACAACGCGACGGGCATCCTGTCGTACGCCAAGACCACCGACGACACCAACGATTCGCAGTTCTTCATCACCGAAGGGGACTCACGCCACCTCGATTTCAATCACTCGATCTTCGGTCAATTGGTCGAAGGAGAAGCGGTTCGCGAAGCGATCAGCGAGGTGCCGACCGACAGCAGCGGCCGGCTGACCACCGCGTTCGCAAACGCTTTTGGACAGATCACGATCGAAGAAGCGTCGATCTTCACCGACAACGAAAACTCGGTTGTCATGCTGAAGCCGACCGGCAACGGGACCGGCCCGGTGAGCGTTACGATCACGGTCACCGACAGCGACGGGAACCAAACGTCGGAAGTGATCACGGTGAACGTGACCGCCGACAATCAACTGAACTCCAACGGCAAGCCGTTCCTGGGTGATCTGAGCGACGTTGCCACGACCGCTGTACAGCCCGCCACGATCCAATTGTCCAGCAGCGATGTCGAAGGGGACGCGGTCACCTACGCTGCGTTTAACGTCGGCACCGTCGGCTACACTACGTCGGTCAACCAATCGACAGGGGAAGTCACCGTGACGCCGCCCGCCGGTTTTGTCGGTACGTTCGACGTGATGGTTGGTGTCAAAGCGGCCAGCAGCACCGTGACCACTGCCGATTCGACATCCTTCGATCTGCAGACCCTCAGCGTGACGGTGCAAGCGTCGGCGTTACAGGGTGTTAGTCTCGATGCGGCAAGCGATACCGGCGTCAGCAATAGCGACGGAATCACCAGCAGCACCAATCCGACGTTCACGATCACCGGAACCACAGCCGGTTCGACCGTCGAACTGTTGTCGGGCACCACGGTGATCGGATCGGCTGTCGCCACCGGCACGACGACTCAGATCACGACGACTGAATTGGCGGCCAACGGCAACGGCACCTATTCGATCTCGGCGCGGCAGACCAGCGGCGGGACGACCAGCGCGGCGACCACTCCGATCACCGTCGTCTACGACTCGTCGGCTCCCGCGGCACTCAGCACGCAGATCGCCTCACAAGCGATCGCCGGATCGCTTTATACCTTGGATCTTGGACACGTTGAAGAAGGCAACGGACTCGTCTACTCGCTGGCCAACGGGCCTGCGGGGATGACGATCAACGCGCAGACCGGCGTCGTTTCCTGGACTCCCACAACCGCTCAGGTTGGCGATCAGTCGTTTACGGTAACGACTTCGGATCGAGCGGGAAACAGTCGCGACAACCAGTTCAATCTGAACGTCGGCGAAGAAGCGACGGTGACGTTGGACATGTCCTTCACCGATCTCGATGGCAACGCGATCACCCAGTTGAAGCCGGGGGACGAGTTCCTGCTGAACATCACCGCGATCGACGAACGGTTGTTCGAATCGCTCAAAGGTGTCGCGACAGCCTACTTGGACATTCTGTACGACCAAAATTTGGCGGAACCGGTTGGGAACAATCTAGTAATCGATGTCGACGACACCGACGATGAGATCGCCGATTCGCCCTTTACGTTCACCAACAGCTTCCGCGACTCGCGACGCGGTTCGGCGGCGACGCCTGGTTTGATCGATGAATTGGGAGCGTTCTCGACAAGTCCTCCCGGCCTGCAAGCTGGCTTGGTCTCGATCCATTTCCGCGCCTTGAGTGCGGGAACGCTTGTCTTCACCGGCGATCCGGCTGACGGAAACGGAACCGAGGTTCTGGTCCACGGCAGCGACGACGAACTCGATCCATCGAAGGTCAACTTCGGCAACGCGTCGATCAACATCGTCTCTACCTTCAGCGCCGCCGACGACATCTTCAACTTCGATGAAGATAGTTCCAACAACGCGATGGACGTTCTGAGCAACGACCAGTTGTTGGTTTCCGGAACGACATTGACGATCGTCAGCACCAGCACTCCGGTCAACGGCGGTACGGTTTCGATCGTCGGGAATGGACAATCGCTGTCGTACACTCCCGGGGCCAATATCAACGGAGCCGACGAGTTCACCTATACGGTCGAAGATCAGAACGGATCCAGCCAAACCGTGACGGTTTCGGTCGGCTTGCAACCTGTCAACGATCCGCCAAACGCTGTCGCCGATACTTTCAGCGACATCAACCGGGGCAGTACCGGCAATGTGCTGGAAGTTTTGGACAACGATACGATCTCGCCCGACGAGAACGAAACGCTGCGAATCATTTCGGTTGGCACAACCAGCCACGGCGGAACGGTTACGATCGCCTCGGGCGGTAGCTACATTCAGTACACGCCCGCCGCTAATTTCTCTGGCACCGAAACCTTCAACTACACGATCAGCGATCGGACGACCGGCGGGCTGACCAGCACCGCCACGGTGACTGTCAACGTCTCTGCATTGAGCACCGGGACGCATACCTTTACCGTCCTCGAAGATGCTGCTGCGACGTCGTTTGATGTTTTGACAGGCGATCGGGCAGCGAATCCCGATGAGGCGAGCATCTCGTTGCAATCGATCGTTTCGACTTCGCACGGCGGAACGGCGTTGATCACCAGCGATGGCCAGGTTCAGTACAAACCCGCCGCCAACTTCTTCGGCACCGAGACCGTCGTCTACACGATCCTCAGTGGCGATGGCGATACGGGGACCGGAACGATCACCTTTAATGTCGATGGCGTCAACGATCCTCCCGTAGCGGTCGACGATTCGTTTAGCGTTGGGAAATCGGGTGGCGCTAAGACGCTGTCGGTGCTCGACAACGATACGATCGGCGTCGATACCAACGAAACGCTGACCATCGAATCGATCAACACCGCGAATCTGACCGGCACGGTGACGATCAGCAGCGATAAGCTGTCGCTGGTCTACACACCCAACGGAACGTTCACTGGAAACGAGACGTTCACCTATCAGATCGCCGACGGCAATGGCGGCCAAGCGACAGCGACAGTAACAGTGAACGTGCTCGATTACGTGCCACGCGACTTCAACTTTACGATCGATAGCACATTCTTGAACACGTTTGGGTTCGATGTGATCCTGAGCGGCACCGACGAATTCGGCAACGCTGTCAACGCAACCGTGACGGTCGATGCCGCCGGCACGTTCACCTTTGCCGATCAAGCACCGGGCAGCTACACGTTGACGGTTCCGGCGATTCCGTTCTTGATCGGTGCCGAACAAGACCAAGTCTTCGCGATCGAATCGGACATGGACGATGGCGATTACACCGCACCGGCGATCGAGATCGGCGCGATGCATCCGTCTTATATCGCGCTCCGCGATTGGTTCGGCAGCACATCGCGGGAGAACGTCGTATTGGCGGTTGTCCAAGAGGGTGATACTCCCGGCATTAACCTGCAGGTCTCCAACTTGGCTTCGGGCCTGACCGATCCGAAGGTTGTGTTGAGCGACGACGGGTCTCAGGTGATCGTCACGGCTACCGTCTCCAACGGTCTGGCCTCCTCGGCGCTCGACGTCGATTCGGACGATGTCGATATGCGTGGCCAAGAGGGCGATTTCATGCTGCTTCGGATCAACGCGCCAGCGGCTACTGAATTCACGCCCGTTAGCAGTTCGTCGTCGGCTAGCGGAACCGCCGCGGCGGTCTTTGCCGAGGGAGAGGCGTCGAGTTCGGCGATGGTCCTGCCGTTGGGTTCAGCCGATGTTTGGGGCGATCAGCAGGCCGATTCTCAGTTTGCCGGCGACGTGCCCGGAGAAGACGACGACGAGGATGACGAGACCGTCGCCAGCGACATCGTGTTTGCCCAGTTGGGTGATTTGAGCTAGTCGAGGGGCAATTGCTGCCTCGCGCCGACGGCGGGAGCAAAAATCCCGCAGAATCCAAGCCCTGCGTCCGTTTACCGCAAACATCCCCTCTGTGGGGTGGGGCGAGGTTCGCAGTGGCGTCGATCTCCTCCTAATCGGCCGTCTCAATTGCTAAAAACCTGGAAAATGCAGGGTTTCCGTGACGCGGCGACTTGCGGAAACAGGACTTTCCGACGTAATCTTTGCCAATTCGCCGTAAAGGTAGCAAACACTACGAAACGTACTTAAACACCTTCTACCGATAGAAAGGACCATTCATGGTAGGAAAAGCTCCAACCAAGACAGAAATCTTCAATGCAATCGCCGAGTCGACTCAGTTGACGAAGAAAGACATCGCTGCGGTTTTCGACGCTCTGAGCGCTGAAGTTGCCACCGCTGTCCAAGGCCCTGGTCAGTTCACCATCCCTGGTCTTTGCAAGGTCACGGTTCGTGAGACCCCAGCCAAGCCAAAGCGCAAAGGCCGCAACCCAGCGACCGGCGAAGAGATCTGGTTGCAACCAAAGCCAGCATCCAAGAAGGTCACCATTCGCCCGTTGAAGGCGTTGAAGGAAATGATCTAAGTTTGATCGTTCCTTAGCTCGAAATAAAAAGCCAACATCGTCCCGCGGTGTTGGCTTTTTTCGTACACAGTGGGCCCTGCCGACGGCGCCGTCGCGGAACACGCTCTCACGCCCGCCGGCGATTCCACCAGCTCACGGCACTTCCGCTGCGAGATTGCTACGACTTCGCCGCTTCGGTCGCGGGCGGCTTGGGACGCATGTCGATGTGATCGCGGATCCGGACAGCTTTTTTGCCCTTCAACGCTCCGATCGTCGCTTTGAATTTAGGGACGCTCTGAATCGCAACTTCCAGCGGTTTGTCGATCAGGTGTTCGGTGGTGATCACGTCGCCGACGTCCATGTTCAACAGGTCGCCGGTTTTGATCTTCGATCGCGCGAGAGTTACCGTCAGTTCGACTAGGGCCGAATCGAGCTGCGTCTCGAGAGCCTGCTTCGACTCGGGCGTCGCTGGATTGCTGGAGTAGCCGCCCCAGCCTTTGCTCGACAGTTGGCTGCTGAAGCGTTCGATCGTGTTGTAGGGGATGCATAGATTCATCATCCCGCGGTTCTTCCCCATCGTGACCTCGAAGCAGATCAAGACGATCACTTCGTTGGGAGGCACGATTTGAACCAGTTGCGGATTGCTTTCGATCGATCGCAGCGTCGGTTCCATTTCGACGACGTTTTGCCACGTCGATTGCATGCCGTCGAGAAACAGCTGGGTGACCCGAGCCATCAAGCGATGTTCGATCTCGGTCAGCGCCCGATTGGGCATCTCGTTCGGCTGAGGATCGCCGCCGAGCATCCGGTCGACGACGGCAAAGGAGAGCGCCGGCGCGATGTCGAGGATCCAATTGCCCTCCAGCGGTTTAACGTCGAGCACGCAGAAGCAGGTCGGGGTATCGAGGCTGTAGACGAATTCGCTGTACGTCAGTTGGTCGGCGCTGACCAGCTTGACTTCGGTGATGCTACGCAACAGCCCTGAGAGCTTCGCGTTGAAGGCTCGCCCGAGTCCTTCGTGCAACGACCGCATCGCCCCCATCAGCTCCTTACCGACGCGTTCGGGGCGTTTGAAGTCGTAGTTCATCGGTCGCAAGCGCGGATCGTTGACCCGCGATGCCGACGCCGCCGAACGCGGGATCGCGTTGGCTGTGGAACTTGCCGCCGGCTTCGGAGCGGGCTGGCTGGCCCCTTCGGATTCCATCGCGCGGATCAGGTCTTCGACTTGATTCTGGCTGAGTATTTCGTCGGACATAGTCGCCTTCCTTGGCTGATAAAGTCTTCCGCTGGTGCTCCGGTTGGTTCACGCTGCTGCCGCTCGCTTCCCTCGCGAGCGATGGCTCAGCTGCGGACCTGTCCCTGGCCGTTGACCACATATTTGTAGCTGGTCAACTCGGTCAACCCGCACGGCCCACGGGCATGAAATTTATCGGTCGAGATGCCGATCTCGGCGCCGAGTCCAAATTCGCCGCCATCGTTGAATCGAGTGCTCGCGTTGACCATTACCGCGGCGCTGTCGATCGCATCGGTAAACCGCTCCGACGCGGCGAGGTCCTTCGTTACGATCGCGTCGGTGTGATGCGAACCGTAGCGGTTGATGTGTTCGATCGCCGATTCCAGGTCGTCGACTACGCGGACGCTGATCTTGGGGCCCAGGTATTCGGTGCTCCAGTCGGCTTCGGTCGCTGCCGACGCTGCGGGGACTCGCTGGCAGGTCTGCGGGTCGCCAACGATCTCCACGTCGTGCTGAGCCAACGCTGCAGCGATCTGCGGCAGGAAGGCATCTGCGACGTCGCGGTGGACCAGCAGCGATTCACAGGCGTTACAGACGCCCATGCGGTGGCATTTCGAATTGACAGCGATCTCGACCGCCTGATCGAGGTTCGCATCGCGGTCGACGTAAACGTGACAGTTGCCGTCGTAGTGTTTGATCACGGGCATCGTCGCTTCGCTAGCAACGCGGCGAATCAAGCTCTCGCCGCCGCGCGGGATCGTGACGTCGATCAGTTCGTGCATCCCGAGGAAGTGGCCGACCGCGTCGCGATCGGCGGTGCTGACCAACTGCACCGCGTCGGCTGGCAGACCGACTTCGGCCGCGGTTTTGTTGAGGATCTCCACGATCGCCGCGCTCGAATGCGCCGCCTCTTTGCCGCCTCGCAAGATCACCGCATTGCCGCTTTTGACGCAGATCGCAGCCGCGTCGGCGGTCACGTTGGGACGACTTTCGTAGATGAAAAAGACGACGCCCAGCGGTACCCGGCGCTTGATAATTTGAAGGCCATTGGGACGGCGAAAGCCTTCGATCACCTGGCCGATCGGATCGGGCAAGGCAGCGATTTCGCGGAGCCCCTTGGCGATCGCCGCGATCCGGTCGCTGGTCAGCCGCAGCCGATCGACTTCCGCGTCGGTCAAGCCAAACCCCGCTGCAGCTTGCAAATCGAGAGTGTTTGTTTTTTGGATCTCCGCTTCGTGTTGAAGCAGCGCGTCGGCAGATTGCAGCAACCAGCGGTTTTTAACTTCGGTGCTCAACGTCGACAGCTGGCGCGACGCACGATGGGCGCGCTCGGCAACATCCAGGCAATAAGATTTCAGGGAAGGTGTTTCGGCAGTGGTCATCAGACGCGGGATGCTCCAGCAATCAAAGGCGGTTCGAAGTGTTCGTGTCGGGATCGGATCAGGTCCGCGGCAGGCGGTGCCGCATCGAATCACCTGACGTCAGTATCTGTCAGTCCTTGGGATTGGTCAACGCGATCGGAACGTGGGATCAATAGTCGTACCACAATCCAAATCCGATCAGGGGTTCGTAGCTATCGTAGAATGACCATTGCTGGCTCTTGCCTTCGTAAAAATCGACGCCCAGCCGCAGCAACGCCCCGTCGCGGCCTCGCCACGCCCAACCCGCCTGTAGCGTCAGGCTGCCGCCGTAGTCGAGTTCTTCTCGGAGATGGGCGTGAGCGGCGGCGAACGGAGCTCCTCGCCAACCGGTGGGGGCTGTTGGCATGAATTCGATGCCAAACATGAACTCCCACTGCTCGCTGACGTCCGAATAAAACGCCCAGCCGACTTCGCCATAGGTCCGCAGCCGCTCGGTGATCCAAAAAGCAGCTCCGGCGAACAGCACGTCGCGGGAAAAGTTCAAACGATCGTGGTCGGGGTTTTTCAGTAGGAACTCATCGCCTGTGTGCGAGCTCAAGTGGTAATATCCAACGCGAGTTTGCCAGCGTCCAAATCCAAAGGACAGCGGCACGCCGGCGCGGAAGTCGACCGAACGGACGTCAGCCTCCTCCTCCATGTCCAACCGCACCTGCGCCGAACCTTCGATATCCAATTGCATCCCGTGACGAAACGGACCGTTGGAACGATCGCCAAATCGAAACAGGCCAAACCGGCCGCCCAACGTTCCATCGAGCAGCAGGTTGTCACCCTCGGGACGCGTGAACCGGCCTGCCAGACGCGACGCCTTTTCGTCGGCCAAATAGACGGGATAGATCGAATCCTTCGGCAACAGTTGCCACTGCCAGACTGTGGATTGGGGCGACATTCCCAGCGGTTGCAGCGTCTGGGGAGCAAACGGCAGCGGGGCCAATGGCAGCGGCGGGAGTCCCGCGACCTGCGTCTGGGGCGGAGAGGTTTGGTAGGGATCGAACGACAGCGTTGGCGAGTCGTTTAGCGCCGCGGTGATCGCACCGGGCGTGGGGAGCGACTGGCTTGTCGTGGGCGTTAGCGAAGCGACTCGCTGAGCGATCGCCGCGTCGCAGCAGAGCACGGCCATCCACAACGCAATCGCGCAACGATGTCGATCTACGTTCATGCTGCCGGTGCTTCCATAAATCGATGATTTTCCGAACTGCCAGTCACTGAAAGAGAACCCTCTTCAGGATCGGTGCCCGCCTAGGATCTCGAGCCGCCGTCGGCACAGATCGGGCGTTTCTCCACTCAAAATTCCATATTTAGAGATTTTGACGTTTCGGGGCCAGATGAGTCGCACGCTAGCGACAGCTTCGGAAATCGTCTCTCAACTTGCTTGCTGAACGCCGTTGCGCCACCACGCTGGGGGTGGTTGAAATTGGCATCGATTCGCCGCCACAGCAGAAATGCCCAACGTTTTAGGGGGGCAAGCAAAATTCAACCGTTGAATTAATCGGATTGATCTATCAAACTGGAACCCACCATTAGGAAGTTGGGTCGATCTTTGGCGGTTAGCGAAGCACGAAGCATTCGCGTGTTTATTGTGAACAATCGATCAAATTGCTTTTGATTCTCCGAGTCAACTCTTTGCAACCTACCCATCCGGGTGGGGCTAGGACGCTTTCCGATGGCACGAAGACGCCGAAATACGGCTGCTGATAGTCCACTAACACTATTTGATATCTTTGCCGCGGTCCTCGAATATCGCTGGCGCGCTGCGTTCACCTTTCTGTTGGTGCTAGCTCTGTCGTTAGTGGCCATTGTGCTGTTTCCCAAAAAGTATGAATCCGAAGCGAAGATGTTCGTTCGGTTGGGGCGCGGTAGCGTGACGATGGACACGACCGCCACCACCGGTCAAACGATCTCAATTCAAGAGTCGCGAGAATCGGAGATCAATTCGATCACCGATATGTTGCAGAGTCGCCAGTTGGCGGAGGATGTGGTCAACGCGGTCGGAGCCGATCGGATCCTGGAAAAGCACTCCTGGATCGAACAGATGGTCGATCGGGTCTCCGCGATGATGCCCGAAATGCCCGTTGCAGTCGCCGAGACGGGCGAGATGGGAGAGATGACGCCGGAACAAATCGAGCAGCAGGAGCGATTTGAATCGGCTGTTCGCTACGTGATCAAAAACACAAAGATCAACTCTCCGAAGAAGTCGACGACGATCACCGTCGTGTGTCGCGCTCGCACGCCCCAGTTGGCGCAAGACCTAACGACTAAGTTCCTGGAAAGTCATAACCGGATGCATCTGGATGCCTACAAGTCTCCCGGTTCGTACAAGTTCTTCGAGGAGAATTTTGCCGAGCACGAGCGGATGGTTAGCGATTACGAAGACGCCATGCGCGAGGCCAAAAACGATATGGTCGTGATCACGATCGAAGGCAAGCAGCAATCGTTGCAGGAGCAGGTGACGAGCGTTCAAAAAGAGATTATCAACGCCAGCGCCGAACTGTTTTCAGCAAGGGCGAGTCTGTTGGATTTGATGGCCGACATGGAACGCTTGCCCGAGGAGATGGCAACCGAGACGACTCGCGGGATCGCGAACGAAGCGAACGATAAGATGCGCGATCGGTTGTACGAATTGGAGATCCGCGAAAAGGATCTTGCCTCGAAATATAAATCGGTCCATCCGAAACTTGTCACCCTGCGGCAACAGCTAAACGATTCCAAGACGATTCTCGCCTCGCAGGAGAAGGAGCGGGAGCACAATGTGATGTCGGTCAATCCCGTTCGTCAGGACGTCCATAAATCGCTGCTGACCGAAAAGTCGCGGATCGCTGGGCTCGAAGCCAAAGTCGATGCGTTGCGAATGGTCGAGCAGGAGTTGAACGAAGAACTACAGAAGGTGAACTCGTTTGAACTCACCTCGTCGGAACTCCGCCGCAGGATCCGTATCGCCGATAACAATCACCGCATCTACGCTCAGAAGTTAGAGGAATCGCGAATCAACAACGCGTTGGATCAAGAGGCGATCTCGAATGTTTCGATCGTTCAAAAACCATCGTTTGTGATGAAACATGTGAGTCCCAAACGAAGTCTGTTGGGCGCGTTGGGGTTCTTGATGTCGATGTTGTGTGGCGTCTTTGTGGCTGTCGCCAGCGATCGCTTTCGCGGCGTCGATGATGACTATGCCAAGCTCGATCAACGGTTGGCTCAAATCGAATCCCGAGCTACCGATCGCGTGGCATCGGAGCCGGGCGAGAATCGCGTTATCGAGGCGGCCGAGTCGGAAGTTGGTGACAATCACCATTCCGACGGTGAGCAGAATCACGACGACCATCCTCACAACGATTGATAAACCGCTCGATGGCAACTGTTGCATACTCTCGGGTTGATGAACGCCCTGTCGCGACGAGCGGTTCCAGCCGGCTGGTCACATCGTTTGTGGCGTCGCTGGTCTTTGCTGTTGTGTTCCTCAACGCCGCCGATTTTCGCGGCGATACCGGGGAGGAGTTCAGTGTTCACTGGCAGATCTATCTCCGCTTGCTGATCTGTGCAGTTTGTGGCGGTACGGGGATCTTGCTGGTCTCCAAATCCTACCGAGCCTTTTTGACCTTCCCCGGTTTTCTGATCACGCTGTTGATCGCTTGGATCGGTGTGACGCTGCCGTTTTCGGTCGACCGTACCTATTCGCTGGCGGCCTACGTTTCGCTCGGGGCGGTCGCGATGTTGATTCCTGCCGCGATGCAGATCCTGGGTGGCTATCGCTATTTGATGATCGTCGCCGCCGGTTTGATGACCTTCATTGTCGGTTCGTGGATCGCGTATCTTGTCTTTCCCGAAATCGGAATCTTCAAAGAGCAGATCACACAAACCGAAGTCCTCGAGCGGATGGGCGGGCTCGGTCACCCCAACGAACTGGGACTGTACAGTGCGTTTACAACGGTTCTGTTTGCAGTGCTCGGGTATGGTCGACGGCTGAGCTACCTCATCGTGGTTCCTGCGATGCTGTTGAGCTTGGTGACGCTAGTTGTCTGTTTCAGCCGCACATCGATGGGGATCACGCTTGTCGGGCTGCTGGTTGTCTATCGCAAGGAACTGTTCACGCAGCAGACGGTGATTGCAACGCTGCTGTTGGCGATCCTCGCGATCCCGCCGATCTTTGTCGTTGCAGGAACCGGCGGATTTGATTGGCTGGTCGGCGACGCTTTAGAGAAGTTGTCCAAATCGGGGACCGCCGATGAACTGACAACCGCAACCGGGCGAACCGATATTTGGGCGTATGCAATTCAGCGGATCGGCGAACAGCCGCTGCACGGTTACGGCTATATGACCGCCCGGTTCGTGATGGAAAAGTACAGCTACCATTGTCACAACATCGTGCTCAACATGTGCTTGAACACGGGAGTGATCGGAGGCATGACGCTGTTGTCGATGGTCCTCTACTTCGTCTATGCGATCTATCACGATCCGCGTTACGAAGTCGACGGCTTGGTGGCTGTTATCTTGGCGGGCGGCTTGATCGACGGATTGTTGTTCGCCGCAGTTCCGTCGGCTGCGGTCTTGATCTGGTTTTCGGCACTGCTGTGGCGGCAACTCGATATGAAGTTTGATCCGCCACAGCCCGAGACCTTGTGATTGCGATCAGTTCTTTTTCGCAATCCCTAGCTTTTCCATTTGGGCCGCGATGTCGGCGCCATGCGAAGCTGTTTTGACACTCTTGTCAATGTGTAGAATCTTTCCATCTTTGCCGATGTAGTAGGTCCAACGACTCGAAACGCCTCGCGGGCTCAAGCAGCCCAACGCCTTGGCAAACGATTTGTCAGGATCGCTTAAGATTGGATAATCCAGGTCCAAGCTGGCGGCAAAGTCCATGTTCTTCTTGACGTCGTCACAGCTGGCGGTGAAGTAGGCGACTTCGAATTGCTTCAAGGTTTCGCCAGCTTCTCGCATCGACTTGCACTCCTTGGTGCAGCCACCGGTGAAGGCTTTGGGGAACCACGCGATCACAATCGCCTGCTTCCCTTTAAACTGCTCGCTGGTGTAAGTCTTGCCGTCGCTGCCGACCAGTTTGAATTCGGGGACGTCGTCGCCAACTTTGACTTCAGCTCGCGCCGTGCCGGACATCAGCAGCAGCG from Rosistilla oblonga includes the following:
- a CDS encoding Ig-like domain-containing protein, producing MRNNGSRFLRLEPLEHRQLLAGDVDLLPPIAPASDETVQYAMMSTTAAEGEVTPEGEAAPDLVAFAKALSDGGVVFFGAAWCPNCTEQKELFEDGQNYLPFVEVTNPDHSLNATGTAEGISSFPTWRFQDGTEVEGVLSLADISQRSGIAIPQGETPSFVPVGNQSVGIGSPLHVPIDAYDPDEQPLTVTVSSSDPNLLEASVVSGNRSWRLKIADYGEMVFELYEQRAERPTSRIIELTEDGFYDGITFHRILDDFVLQAGDPLGLGSGGSDLPDFDDQFHEDLQHNATGILSYAKTTDDTNDSQFFITEGDSRHLDFNHSIFGQLVEGEAVREAISEVPTDSSGRLTTAFANAFGQITIEEASIFTDNENSVVMLKPTGNGTGPVSVTITVTDSDGNQTSEVITVNVTADNQLNSNGKPFLGDLSDVATTAVQPATIQLSSSDVEGDAVTYAAFNVGTVGYTTSVNQSTGEVTVTPPAGFVGTFDVMVGVKAASSTVTTADSTSFDLQTLSVTVQASALQGVSLDAASDTGVSNSDGITSSTNPTFTITGTTAGSTVELLSGTTVIGSAVATGTTTQITTTELAANGNGTYSISARQTSGGTTSAATTPITVVYDSSAPAALSTQIASQAIAGSLYTLDLGHVEEGNGLVYSLANGPAGMTINAQTGVVSWTPTTAQVGDQSFTVTTSDRAGNSRDNQFNLNVGEEATVTLDMSFTDLDGNAITQLKPGDEFLLNITAIDERLFESLKGVATAYLDILYDQNLAEPVGNNLVIDVDDTDDEIADSPFTFTNSFRDSRRGSAATPGLIDELGAFSTSPPGLQAGLVSIHFRALSAGTLVFTGDPADGNGTEVLVHGSDDELDPSKVNFGNASINIVSTFSAADDIFNFDEDSSNNAMDVLSNDQLLVSGTTLTIVSTSTPVNGGTVSIVGNGQSLSYTPGANINGADEFTYTVEDQNGSSQTVTVSVGLQPVNDPPNAVADTFSDINRGSTGNVLEVLDNDTISPDENETLRIISVGTTSHGGTVTIASGGSYIQYTPAANFSGTETFNYTISDRTTGGLTSTATVTVNVSALSTGTHTFTVLEDAAATSFDVLTGDRAANPDEASISLQSIVSTSHGGTALITSDGQVQYKPAANFFGTETVVYTILSGDGDTGTGTITFNVDGVNDPPVAVDDSFSVGKSGGAKTLSVLDNDTIGVDTNETLTIESINTANLTGTVTISSDKLSLVYTPNGTFTGNETFTYQIADGNGGQATATVTVNVLDYVPRDFNFTIDSTFLNTFGFDVILSGTDEFGNAVNATVTVDAAGTFTFADQAPGSYTLTVPAIPFLIGAEQDQVFAIESDMDDGDYTAPAIEIGAMHPSYIALRDWFGSTSRENVVLAVVQEGDTPGINLQVSNLASGLTDPKVVLSDDGSQVIVTATVSNGLASSALDVDSDDVDMRGQEGDFMLLRINAPAATEFTPVSSSSSASGTAAAVFAEGEASSSAMVLPLGSADVWGDQQADSQFAGDVPGEDDDEDDETVASDIVFAQLGDLS
- a CDS encoding HU family DNA-binding protein, whose amino-acid sequence is MVGKAPTKTEIFNAIAESTQLTKKDIAAVFDALSAEVATAVQGPGQFTIPGLCKVTVRETPAKPKRKGRNPATGEEIWLQPKPASKKVTIRPLKALKEMI
- the fliM gene encoding flagellar motor switch protein FliM codes for the protein MSDEILSQNQVEDLIRAMESEGASQPAPKPAASSTANAIPRSAASASRVNDPRLRPMNYDFKRPERVGKELMGAMRSLHEGLGRAFNAKLSGLLRSITEVKLVSADQLTYSEFVYSLDTPTCFCVLDVKPLEGNWILDIAPALSFAVVDRMLGGDPQPNEMPNRALTEIEHRLMARVTQLFLDGMQSTWQNVVEMEPTLRSIESNPQLVQIVPPNEVIVLICFEVTMGKNRGMMNLCIPYNTIERFSSQLSSKGWGGYSSNPATPESKQALETQLDSALVELTVTLARSKIKTGDLLNMDVGDVITTEHLIDKPLEVAIQSVPKFKATIGALKGKKAVRIRDHIDMRPKPPATEAAKS